The Stieleria maiorica genome includes the window TGCAACGTTGGATCCACTTGGCCAAACGCCGTTGGTATTCCGGCGACCACCATGTCCACGCGGCGGGTTGTGCTCACTATGACAGTCCGACCGAAGGCGTCGGCCCGGAAGACATGATGCGGCACCTGTTGGGCGAAGATGTCAACGTCGGCTGCGTGCTCAGCTGGGGCCCCTGCTGGTACACCCAAAAAGAATTCTTCAATGGTCAAACGTCCGCACTGTCGACCGAAGACAACTTGATGCGATACGACGTCGAAGTCAGCGGATTCCCCAGTTCCCACGCCGGTCACCTGTGTCTGCTGAATCTGAGCGAAGATGACTATCCGGGCACGAAAGCGATTGAGGACTGGCCGAGCTGGACGCTGCCGGTCTTGGAATGGGGCAAACAGCAAGGCGGAGTCGTCGGGTACAGCCACAGCGGATGGGGTTTGGCCCTTCCCGACACGATGCCCGACGGATCACGCAAGTTTGTCGGACGCCCCTGGGGTGGTGCCAAGGGAGATTGGCGTGGGAAGGCCGCCGACACGTTGCCGGACTTTGCGATGCCGAAGTTTGACGGGATCGGGGCCAACGAATACATCGTCACCGTCGCCGAAGACGTCTGCGATTTTATCTCGGCCGTCGACACGCCGGCGATCTGGGAACTCAACATCTGGTACCACACGCTCAATTGCGGCATGACCGCACGGATCAGCGGCGAGACCGATTTCCCCTGCATCTACGGTGACCGCGTCGGCCTGGGACGAATCTATGTCCAATTAGACGACGATCAACCACTGGACTACGAAAACTGGATTGCGGGATTAAAGGACGGGCGCAGCTACTGCGGGGACGGACTCAGCCACATCATCGATTTCGCCGTCGACGGTCTGGGCGTCGGGCAAAAGCAATCCGCCGACAGCCCTGCCAGTCGTCTGGATCTTGATCGTCCCGGAACGGTGAACGCGACCTTCGATGTCGCCGCGTTGTTGAAGGAAACGCCGACCGAGGAAACCGAGCGGATTCGCAAGCTGCGATTGGACGAAAAACCGTACTGGCATCTCGAACGCTGTCGACTCGGTGATTCTCGACGCGTTCCGGTGGAAGTGATCGTCAATGGCGAAGTGGCTGCAACACGCGAAATCACCGCCGACGGATCCGTCACGTCGCATTCGATCCCGGTACAAATCGATCAGTCCTCGTGGGTCGCCGTTCGAATCCTGCCCTCGGTCCACACCAATCCCGTCTTTGTCCACGTCGCAGACAAACCGATCCGGGCCAACCGAAAAAGCGCGCGGTGGTGCATCGACGCCGTTGCGGCGTGCTGGAATTCCAAGCAAGGTCAGATCCGCGAGTCTGAACGAGCCGAAGCCAAAGCCGCCTACGACCAAGCAGCCGAGCGCTATCGAACCATCCTCGCCGAATCCAGCAATTAGGCTTCCCGCCCGTGTTGGTGTTTAGCCTTTAGGCGATTCTCGGTCGCCGCATCGCAGCGACCGTGGGCTGCTCTTTTCAGAGTACGATGGCCCTTCCGGGCCGTCGTCGTAAACGACTCGGTGCGACGACCTAGAAAGGACGTCGTACAGTTCATCAGTTCCCCACTGTGTTCTTTGCGCACAGGCGTTCGACGAACGTTTCCGCTTCCGGCGTCAACTTGGCGATCCGGATCGTTGTCAGCTGTTTTAATTCTGCCAGTGGTTGAACATCATCAAGCGTCACCTGGTTGCGATTTCGAACGACCAGAAACGACAATCGCTCCAACTTGGCGATCTCGCGAAACGTCGCCTTGGTCGGATAGACCCGACCCTGCAGATCCAACGAACGCAGTGAAAGACCGTCGGTAAACCGTATCGGTGTCGGCACTTTGTTATACAGCGTTAACTCCTGTAGCCGATTCATCCGTGCGATGTACTGCCAAACGAACAGATGATTCCGAACCAGCAACTCGATCGGCGGGTTCATCGATGCGACAACTTCTAAGTCGTGTTCAAGATGCTCCTGGACATTAAGATCCAGTTCTCTCATTCCCAAACTCACCCAGGAACGTAGCAGACCTGCGTTTAACCGTGGCGACGCAATCGACAATCGGTACCGCCAAAACGCGTCCCCCCAATAGACAAACTCGACGCGTGTGTCGAACAGCCCCACCTTCCTCAGCCCCGGCCGTAACCAACCGGTGATTCCTGCCAGCGTGACGTCGGGGGTGCTTGTTTCGTTTCGGTTGAAGATGTCGATCCGGCCGAAGTTTCGGTAGTCGATCAGATGCAACCGACGGTCATCGATCGTGCAGCTTTGAAGATCAAGTTCTCGCGCCCGAACCGTATTGATCGCACGGCACGCGTCATCGGTCAGTTCACAATCACGCAACAGCAATTTGTCGACGCGAGACGTGTCCGTGCGACAAAACAGTTGAATCTCCTCGGCGTCGAAATCCCACAGAAAACACGACCCGACCGGTTGAAGGTGTTCGATCGACGCGAGTTGACGCATCACGTCGCCGGTCATGCGAGATGACTTTTGGTTGTAATATTCAGGCGAAAACACCAGTCGCTGCAGCTGCGGCAACTCTCCCAGCCGGCCGACCTTTGCCGGGGCGATTCGTGTGTCGTGGATGTCCAACGCCTCGAGTGATTGACAGTCCAACAAATGGTCGATCGCGCCGCTTGTCAGGTGGTGATTGCCCCACAACGACATTCGTTTCAGCTGCTTGCACTTAGCCAATTCGGCGATGTCGTCGGCTGCGATCGAGGTGCGATCGAGGTAGAGTCGCTGCAGTGATTTCAGGTGTTCGATGCCGTCAAGGCCACCACGCCTGAGTCGACTGTGAGAAAGATTGACCTGCGTCGGCGTCGCAAAAAAATGATCTGTCCGCCGATGAAAAGTGTCCAGGACAGATGAGTGATAATGCACCTTCCCGCCGAGCGATTCAAAACGTTGGACGATCTCGCGAATCCGCGTCTGTCGCTGGTAACCAAGGATCCCGATCGCGGTCACGGCCGCCAGCAGCAAAAGCGTTCGAATCGAAAATCGAAGACGTTTCATGGCATCATCGTACCAACAAACGTAGCTACCGTCGTCAGACGGTGGTCCCCAGCACATCCACGCTCCGGCAAGCGTAGCTACTGTCGCCAGACGGTGGTCCCCAGCACATCCACGCTCCGGCAAACGTAGTTACCGTCGCCAGACGATGCGGCTACGATTCCCGCACAACCTCATTCGCTGCCCGGAACAATCCATGCTTTTGAAGAAAAGAGTATGCCCGCCAAAATCGACTCCAATAATCGTCTTCCCAGATCGTCAACTCAGGATACCCAGGCACCAAGCACCCTGTGTATTTGTAATCGCGAAAACAATCTACAGGTACCAATCCGGCGCGCTCTGGGTTTCGAGCGATCTAATTGACTAAATCCCACAACGCAAACTCCTTTCGCTCGTCGTCTCGGAGCACACGGTCATGTGGTTGGTGTTGCAGTTGAAATCCGATTTTGCCAAGCGCTGAATTCATGTGCTTTCGGAAGTACTTCATCGCCTTCAACTGGTCTGACGCCGCATCGATGCCAATCCACAAAGCATGTAAGTGGTCTGACATCAGGCAGTAGATCGGGCAGACAAGTCCGTATCGAAACATGGCGTGTGTTAAAAGCTCCCGAAATTTGTAGAGGAAGATGGGACGCAGCCAGCCAGTCGCGCGGTCCTGGATCGTCATCGTCCAATGCACAGAGGCGTCGCCCTGATAGCACTCAGGCGAGAGACGGGGCAGGTGCTTGTTGTTGCGGGCATCCACCTTCTGGCGAAGGTAGCTACGTTAAGCGGCCCCCGCTACGCCGGGACCGGCACGGCCGGCTCGTCGCTTTGATACTCTCCGATCTCGTCTTCCGATTCGGCAACCAAGCGGCCGCCGGCACTCCAGTACAACGAATAGGTGACCGGAACCAGGTACAACACAACAACGGTTGCAAACAACTCGCCAAAAGCGATGCTGGTCGCCATCGGGATCAAAATCTGGGCCTGAATCGACGACTCCAACAGGATCGGCACCAACCCACCGATCGTCGTGATCGTGGTCAACAAGACCGGCCGGAACCGCCTGGCCCCCGATTCCGTGAGCGCTTGTCCGATCGGCATCCCGCCGCGAACCCGGGAATTGATAAAGTCGATCAACACGATCGAGTCATTCACGACGATCCCGGTCAGCGCGATGATCCCGTAAAAACTGAACAAGGTCAGCGGCAACCCCATCATCAAGTGCCCGACCACCGCACCGAGCGCCCCGAACGGGATGATCAACATCACCAACAACGGCTGAACGGACGACTTAAATTCGATCGCCAACAGGATGTACATGGCAAACAAAGCGACGCCGAACCCGCTGAATAAACTGCCCATCGACTCGGCGCGACGTTCCTGCTGCCCCTCCCAACGCACTCTCAGCTCCGGATACTTCGCCAACAATCCCGGCAAGAACTCCGCTTGCAGATCCGCA containing:
- a CDS encoding leucine-rich repeat domain-containing protein, whose amino-acid sequence is MKRLRFSIRTLLLLAAVTAIGILGYQRQTRIREIVQRFESLGGKVHYHSSVLDTFHRRTDHFFATPTQVNLSHSRLRRGGLDGIEHLKSLQRLYLDRTSIAADDIAELAKCKQLKRMSLWGNHHLTSGAIDHLLDCQSLEALDIHDTRIAPAKVGRLGELPQLQRLVFSPEYYNQKSSRMTGDVMRQLASIEHLQPVGSCFLWDFDAEEIQLFCRTDTSRVDKLLLRDCELTDDACRAINTVRARELDLQSCTIDDRRLHLIDYRNFGRIDIFNRNETSTPDVTLAGITGWLRPGLRKVGLFDTRVEFVYWGDAFWRYRLSIASPRLNAGLLRSWVSLGMRELDLNVQEHLEHDLEVVASMNPPIELLVRNHLFVWQYIARMNRLQELTLYNKVPTPIRFTDGLSLRSLDLQGRVYPTKATFREIAKLERLSFLVVRNRNQVTLDDVQPLAELKQLTTIRIAKLTPEAETFVERLCAKNTVGN
- a CDS encoding CehA/McbA family metallohydrolase; the encoded protein is MNTPRDVAHSILLSIGIAICLLQPAHWAAGQDDLAIVHRVPKQPLLAATTRLVEAMQFAGSPMDDATLAAIQSAGKLDTPADVSRAIQSALDPLCLAAVHINAESRVKVVEGPVKKQLMQQGWRAFLVKVHNEAGITPELVVDSPNAAPVYQKGRGARQRPRSDEDLVDGSETEDRWLDLSMLNRSPLKKQLSGLNLEYRVVMLGSRDAGKREANIAFNVGQGTQDIGFRNSVAILFDCQSAVDVQLGIIDVDGKPTTASLLITDDQARVYPNPAKRLAPDFFFHHQVYRADGESVLLPPGEYNVTVTRGPEYVPIRRRIQVPEIERHQESFQLQRWIHLAKRRWYSGDHHVHAAGCAHYDSPTEGVGPEDMMRHLLGEDVNVGCVLSWGPCWYTQKEFFNGQTSALSTEDNLMRYDVEVSGFPSSHAGHLCLLNLSEDDYPGTKAIEDWPSWTLPVLEWGKQQGGVVGYSHSGWGLALPDTMPDGSRKFVGRPWGGAKGDWRGKAADTLPDFAMPKFDGIGANEYIVTVAEDVCDFISAVDTPAIWELNIWYHTLNCGMTARISGETDFPCIYGDRVGLGRIYVQLDDDQPLDYENWIAGLKDGRSYCGDGLSHIIDFAVDGLGVGQKQSADSPASRLDLDRPGTVNATFDVAALLKETPTEETERIRKLRLDEKPYWHLERCRLGDSRRVPVEVIVNGEVAATREITADGSVTSHSIPVQIDQSSWVAVRILPSVHTNPVFVHVADKPIRANRKSARWCIDAVAACWNSKQGQIRESERAEAKAAYDQAAERYRTILAESSN